Proteins encoded together in one Puniceicoccus vermicola window:
- the alaS gene encoding alanine--tRNA ligase translates to MLSSEIRQSFLDHFRSKGHEIVPSASLMPTSPNLLFTNAGMNQFVPYFLEEEKAPFNRAADTQKCIRAGGKHNDLEDVGFDTYHHTFFEMLGNWSFGDYFKEEAIEYAWELLTAVWGFPKERLYATVYQPGPRDPASFDEEASAIWSRIFEKAGLDPKKHVLTGNKKDNFWMMGDTGPCGPCSEVHIDLTPEGDTNGDLVNQDSPWCIEIWNLVFIQFNANPDGSFVDLPARHVDTGMGFERVAGILATTKNFTDFSQPPSNYNSDLFTDLFSHLESQCDARYTYTMPEGDEKLTKEEIKDCVFRVIADHIRTLSFSIADGILPGNEGRNYVLRRILRRAVMFGKRLNLPNGFFANLAPVLIEKMSEAFPELKKQEVVIRKVLESEESAFEKTIDRGLQLFEKQCEDEVISGEEAFTLYDTYGFPLDLTEILARERGIKVDTEGFEREMEKQRAKGRAAQVKETISVKTPSNIDPTHFRGYHADQLQGTEATVTAVLDAPDGAKAILLDESPFYAEMGGQVGDSGTIVFNGTEIPIARTQKGPGGEFLHLVTDPSPELTNLVGKTVEPRVDAYRRRAIQRHHSATHILNWALRKLLGDHVQQAGSLVTENQLRFDFNHYEALTEEQIDEIERLVNEGILLNRPVHWYEVPFREKPEDVVAVFGEKYGSEVRIVDIGGFSKELCGGTHVRNTGEIGLFKIVSESGIAAGVRRIVAVCGKASYRLAEDNFNQLHHMAKRLGCQPQEIEKRLDTLLKQRSDLEKELTRVRQKEAAGQAQAALESAIEIGPGLKAIIAKAEATNPNELRGTAAQTLGKLGEGFVVLGAEMGKKISIVSLASPKAIEVGFPAGEQIRKLAEALGGKGGGKPDMAMGGAANDGQLGAALENYRSALSNASVS, encoded by the coding sequence ATGCTCTCATCCGAGATTCGCCAGTCATTTCTTGATCATTTCCGTTCGAAGGGGCACGAGATCGTGCCTTCGGCCTCGTTGATGCCCACTTCGCCGAACCTGCTGTTCACCAACGCGGGGATGAACCAGTTCGTGCCCTACTTCCTCGAGGAAGAGAAAGCTCCCTTCAACCGTGCGGCGGATACCCAAAAATGCATTCGCGCTGGTGGTAAACACAATGACTTGGAGGACGTTGGTTTCGACACCTATCACCACACCTTTTTCGAGATGCTCGGGAATTGGTCGTTTGGGGACTACTTCAAGGAAGAAGCCATCGAGTATGCCTGGGAGCTGCTGACCGCAGTCTGGGGATTCCCCAAAGAGCGCCTCTACGCCACCGTCTATCAACCTGGCCCCAGAGACCCAGCCAGTTTCGACGAAGAAGCCAGCGCCATCTGGTCCCGTATCTTTGAAAAAGCCGGACTCGACCCCAAGAAGCACGTCCTCACCGGAAATAAGAAAGACAATTTTTGGATGATGGGCGACACGGGTCCCTGCGGCCCCTGCTCCGAAGTTCACATCGACCTAACCCCCGAGGGCGATACCAATGGGGACCTCGTGAACCAGGATTCACCCTGGTGTATCGAGATTTGGAATCTTGTCTTCATCCAGTTCAATGCGAATCCGGACGGCAGTTTTGTCGATCTTCCCGCCCGCCACGTCGATACTGGGATGGGGTTTGAACGTGTGGCGGGAATTCTCGCGACCACCAAAAACTTCACAGATTTCTCGCAGCCTCCGAGCAACTACAACAGCGATCTGTTCACAGACCTGTTCAGTCACCTTGAGTCGCAATGCGACGCCCGGTACACCTATACGATGCCCGAGGGCGATGAAAAGCTAACGAAAGAAGAGATCAAAGACTGCGTATTCCGGGTCATCGCCGACCATATCCGCACCCTCTCCTTCTCGATTGCAGACGGAATCCTACCGGGAAATGAAGGCCGCAACTACGTCCTCCGACGCATCCTCCGACGCGCGGTCATGTTCGGCAAACGGTTGAATCTACCCAACGGATTTTTCGCCAACCTCGCGCCTGTTCTTATCGAGAAAATGTCCGAGGCCTTTCCCGAATTAAAGAAACAGGAAGTGGTGATTCGCAAGGTTCTTGAATCCGAGGAGTCTGCATTCGAGAAAACGATCGACCGAGGTCTCCAACTCTTTGAAAAACAATGCGAAGATGAGGTCATCAGCGGCGAAGAAGCTTTTACACTGTATGACACGTACGGGTTTCCCCTCGACCTCACGGAGATCCTCGCCCGCGAACGCGGTATCAAAGTCGATACCGAAGGATTCGAACGCGAAATGGAAAAGCAGCGGGCTAAAGGCCGCGCCGCTCAAGTCAAAGAAACCATATCGGTCAAAACTCCCTCCAATATCGACCCGACTCATTTCCGCGGTTACCATGCCGATCAACTGCAAGGCACCGAAGCTACCGTTACCGCCGTCCTGGATGCCCCCGACGGCGCGAAAGCAATTCTCCTCGACGAAAGTCCCTTCTACGCCGAAATGGGGGGGCAGGTAGGCGACTCCGGAACGATCGTTTTCAATGGCACGGAGATTCCAATCGCCCGCACACAGAAAGGGCCCGGCGGCGAGTTCCTCCACCTCGTCACCGATCCCTCCCCTGAACTTACCAATCTTGTTGGCAAAACGGTCGAGCCTCGGGTAGACGCATATCGTCGCCGCGCCATCCAGAGACACCACTCCGCGACTCACATTCTCAACTGGGCCTTGCGCAAACTTCTCGGCGACCATGTTCAGCAGGCGGGATCGCTCGTGACTGAGAATCAACTACGATTCGATTTCAACCACTACGAAGCCCTGACCGAAGAGCAGATCGATGAGATTGAGCGTTTGGTCAACGAGGGAATCCTCCTCAATCGGCCGGTCCATTGGTACGAGGTGCCATTCCGCGAAAAGCCCGAAGACGTCGTTGCTGTATTCGGAGAGAAATACGGATCTGAAGTTCGGATCGTGGACATTGGCGGATTCTCCAAAGAACTCTGCGGCGGAACCCACGTCCGCAACACCGGAGAGATCGGCCTATTCAAGATCGTCTCCGAGAGCGGAATTGCTGCCGGAGTGCGCCGAATTGTAGCTGTCTGCGGAAAGGCCTCGTATCGACTTGCTGAAGACAATTTCAACCAACTGCACCATATGGCCAAGCGTCTGGGATGCCAGCCACAAGAAATCGAAAAGCGACTCGACACTTTGCTGAAGCAGCGATCCGACCTCGAGAAAGAGTTGACCCGCGTGCGACAGAAAGAAGCCGCGGGGCAGGCGCAGGCTGCCCTCGAATCCGCCATTGAGATCGGACCCGGTCTCAAAGCGATTATCGCCAAAGCGGAAGCCACCAATCCAAACGAACTTCGGGGAACCGCAGCCCAAACTCTCGGAAAGCTTGGAGAAGGGTTCGTAGTTTTGGGCGCCGAGATGGGAAAGAAAATTTCGATCGTTTCACTGGCCAGCCCGAAAGCCATCGAAGTAGGCTTCCCGGCTGGGGAACAAATCCGAAAGCTTGCCGAAGCACTCGGCGGCAAAGGTGGAGGAAAGCCAGACATGGCCATGGGAGGCGCCGCCAACGACGGCCAACTTGGCGCAGCTCTGGAGAATTATCGCAGCGCACTGAGCAATGCCTCGGTTTCGTAA